Proteins encoded by one window of Luteimonas yindakuii:
- a CDS encoding citrate synthase family protein — MPTDATDIPPDLLTARDACALLGISQATLYAYVSRGLLRSRPGADHRSRVYLRQDVERLAGRKRSGRGAAQGAAQSLDRGLPVLETRISLIRADSPYYRGHSAVEAVRAGAALEDIARLLWDCGADDPFARLATAPWPEDAAQLARATQLPPLERTMAALPLLALDTVGAFSAAPRARHEIAAGLLRDVSALLVAADRTSGPVHQQLAQAWRPGDAAFAELVRAALVLCADHELNVSAFAARVVASTGAHLHATACAGLAALSGPRHGGATARAYALIAEARAADPVAVIAGRWQRGDDLPGFGHALYPEGDPRAAELLRLLRAGAADTTAMGELDAIIVAAEEVSGERPNIDLLLAAICHVHGLPATPALVLFAAGRVTGWLAHALEQQADGRLIRPRARYTGVEPAVDARANP; from the coding sequence ATGCCCACTGACGCCACTGACATACCGCCCGACCTGCTGACCGCGCGCGACGCCTGCGCGCTGCTCGGGATCAGCCAGGCCACGTTGTACGCCTATGTCAGCCGCGGGCTGCTGCGTTCGCGCCCCGGAGCCGACCATCGCAGCCGGGTCTACCTGCGGCAGGACGTCGAGCGCCTTGCCGGGCGCAAGCGCAGCGGTCGCGGTGCCGCGCAGGGTGCGGCGCAGAGCCTGGACCGCGGATTGCCGGTGCTGGAAACGCGGATCTCGCTGATCCGTGCCGACAGCCCCTACTACCGCGGGCATTCGGCAGTGGAAGCCGTGCGTGCGGGTGCGGCCCTCGAGGACATCGCGCGGCTGCTGTGGGACTGCGGTGCCGACGATCCGTTCGCGCGGCTGGCCACCGCGCCGTGGCCGGAGGATGCCGCGCAGCTCGCGCGCGCGACACAGCTGCCGCCGCTGGAACGCACGATGGCCGCGCTGCCCCTGCTCGCGCTCGATACCGTGGGCGCCTTCAGCGCCGCGCCGCGCGCGCGCCACGAGATCGCCGCCGGCCTGCTGCGCGATGTCTCCGCACTGCTGGTGGCCGCCGACCGGACCTCGGGCCCCGTGCACCAGCAACTCGCACAGGCCTGGCGACCCGGCGACGCCGCATTCGCGGAACTGGTGCGTGCCGCGCTGGTGCTGTGCGCCGACCACGAACTCAACGTGTCCGCGTTCGCCGCACGCGTGGTGGCGTCCACCGGCGCACACCTGCACGCCACTGCCTGTGCAGGACTGGCCGCGCTGTCCGGCCCGCGCCATGGCGGCGCGACCGCGCGTGCCTACGCTTTGATCGCCGAAGCCCGCGCCGCTGATCCGGTCGCGGTGATCGCCGGGCGCTGGCAGCGCGGCGACGACCTGCCCGGCTTCGGCCATGCGCTCTATCCGGAGGGCGATCCGCGCGCGGCCGAGCTGCTGCGGCTGCTGCGCGCGGGCGCCGCCGACACCACCGCGATGGGGGAACTCGACGCGATCATCGTCGCGGCCGAGGAGGTCAGCGGCGAGCGGCCGAACATCGACCTCCTGCTGGCGGCGATCTGCCATGTGCATGGGCTTCCGGCGACGCCGGCCCTGGTGCTGTTCGCCGCCGGGCGTGTCACCGGCTGGTTGGCACATGCGCTCGAACAGCAGGCCGACGGTCGCCTGATCCGCCCGCGCGCCCGCTATACCGGTGTCGAACCGGCGGTGGACGCCAGGGCCAACCCGTAG
- the prpE gene encoding propionate--CoA ligase, whose product MDYEEVYRRSIDEPEAFWAEEAKRIHWQVPPQQILDYSNPPFRRWFVGGRTNLCYNAVDRHLEERGDQLALVVVSTETGVTREITYRELHREVNAFAAVLQRLDVARGDRVVIYMPNMAEAVFAMLACARIGAVHSVVFGGFAAHNLALRIDDAEPQLLITADAGSRGSRVIPYKPLVDEACARAKSPPPNVLIVSRGLHDAQPRIDGRDVDYATLRAEVGDADVPVEWLESNEPSYLLYTSGTTGKPKGVQRDVGGYAVAMAQSMRTIFDCAPGQVMFSTSDVGWAVGHSYNVYAPLIGGCTSVLYEGLPVNPDPGIWWSLCEKYGVRTLFSSPTAIRVLKKHDVSHIRDHNLSQLAYLFLAGEPLDEPTATWISEALGKPVIDNYWQTETGWPALTLLPGLDMRPVRFGSPGFPNLGYRMKVIDEGTGETVGPNQKGVLVIEPPLPPGCMSTIWRDDRRFIDSYFSHFNELLYSSLDWAIRDDDGYTFILGRTDDVINVAGHRLGTREIEEVVSSCPAVAEAAVIGVADELKGQVPIVFATLRDMAADAGARDQAARDMQRAVDASLGAVARPSRVYIVNALPKTRSGKLLRRSLQALAQGQDPGDLSTLDDPGALDEVRRALAGSDPA is encoded by the coding sequence ATGGATTACGAAGAGGTCTACCGCCGCTCCATTGACGAGCCGGAAGCGTTCTGGGCCGAGGAAGCGAAGCGCATCCACTGGCAGGTGCCGCCGCAGCAGATCCTCGACTACTCGAACCCGCCATTCCGGCGCTGGTTCGTCGGTGGCCGGACCAACCTCTGCTACAACGCCGTCGACCGCCACCTCGAGGAACGCGGTGACCAGCTTGCGCTGGTGGTGGTGTCCACCGAAACCGGCGTCACACGCGAGATCACCTACCGCGAACTGCATCGCGAAGTGAACGCGTTCGCGGCCGTGCTGCAGCGGCTTGACGTGGCGCGTGGCGACCGCGTCGTCATCTATATGCCGAACATGGCCGAGGCCGTATTCGCGATGCTCGCCTGCGCGCGTATCGGTGCCGTGCATTCGGTGGTCTTCGGTGGTTTCGCCGCGCACAACCTTGCGCTGCGCATCGACGATGCCGAACCCCAACTGCTGATCACCGCGGATGCCGGCAGTCGCGGCAGCCGGGTGATCCCGTACAAGCCGCTGGTCGACGAGGCCTGCGCGCGCGCCAAATCGCCGCCGCCGAACGTGCTGATCGTCTCGCGTGGCCTGCACGACGCACAGCCGCGCATCGATGGACGAGACGTGGACTACGCGACCCTGCGCGCGGAGGTCGGCGACGCCGACGTGCCGGTCGAATGGCTCGAGTCCAACGAGCCCAGCTACCTGCTCTACACCTCCGGCACCACCGGCAAGCCGAAGGGCGTGCAGCGCGATGTCGGCGGCTACGCGGTCGCGATGGCGCAATCGATGCGCACGATCTTCGACTGCGCACCGGGCCAGGTGATGTTCTCCACCTCCGATGTCGGCTGGGCGGTCGGGCATTCGTACAACGTCTACGCACCGCTGATCGGCGGTTGCACCTCGGTGCTGTACGAGGGGCTTCCGGTCAATCCCGACCCGGGCATCTGGTGGTCGCTGTGCGAGAAGTACGGCGTGCGCACGCTGTTCTCCTCGCCGACCGCGATCCGCGTGCTGAAGAAGCACGACGTCAGCCACATCCGCGACCACAATCTGTCGCAGCTCGCCTATCTGTTCCTCGCCGGCGAACCGCTGGACGAGCCCACGGCGACGTGGATCAGCGAGGCGCTCGGCAAGCCCGTCATCGACAACTACTGGCAGACCGAAACCGGCTGGCCGGCGCTCACCCTATTGCCGGGCCTGGACATGCGGCCGGTCAGGTTCGGTTCGCCCGGGTTTCCCAACCTCGGCTACCGGATGAAGGTCATCGACGAAGGCACCGGCGAAACCGTCGGCCCCAACCAGAAGGGCGTGCTGGTGATCGAGCCCCCGCTGCCGCCGGGCTGCATGAGCACCATCTGGCGCGATGACCGCCGCTTCATCGACAGCTACTTCAGCCATTTCAACGAACTGCTCTACAGCTCGCTCGACTGGGCGATCCGCGACGACGACGGCTACACCTTCATCCTGGGGCGCACCGACGACGTCATCAACGTGGCGGGCCACCGGCTGGGCACGCGCGAGATCGAGGAAGTGGTGTCGTCGTGCCCGGCGGTGGCCGAGGCGGCGGTGATCGGCGTTGCCGACGAACTCAAGGGCCAGGTGCCGATCGTGTTCGCCACCCTGCGCGACATGGCCGCGGACGCCGGCGCGCGGGACCAGGCCGCGCGCGACATGCAGCGCGCAGTGGACGCATCGCTCGGCGCGGTGGCGCGGCCGTCACGCGTCTACATCGTCAATGCATTGCCGAAGACGCGCTCGGGCAAGCTGCTGCGACGCTCACTGCAGGCGCTGGCGCAGGGCCAGGATCCGGGCGACCTGTCCACGCTGGATGATCCGGGCGCGCTGGACGAGGTCCGGCGCGCGCTGGCCGGCAGCGATCCCGCGTAG
- a CDS encoding malate dehydrogenase gives MKTPVRVAVTGAAGQIGYALLFRIASGEMLGKDQPVILQMLELPMEKAQAALKGVMMELEDCAFPLLAGMVGTDDPEVAFKDADIALLVGARPRGPGMERKDLLLENAKIFTAQGAALNKVASRDVKVLVVGNPANTNAYIAMKSAPDLKPQNFTAMLRLDHNRALSQLATKLGKPVGGIEKLVVWGNHSPTMYPDYRFATADGASIADAINDQEWNANTFVPTVGKRGAAIIEARGLSSAASAANAAIDHVRDWVLGSNGRWVTMGVPSDGSYGIPEGVMFGFPVTTENGQYTIVRDLPIDDFSRTYIDRTLAELEEERSGVAHLLG, from the coding sequence ATGAAGACCCCCGTCCGAGTCGCCGTCACCGGGGCCGCAGGCCAGATCGGCTACGCACTGCTGTTCCGCATCGCCTCCGGCGAAATGCTGGGCAAGGATCAGCCGGTCATCCTGCAGATGCTCGAACTGCCCATGGAGAAGGCCCAGGCCGCACTCAAGGGCGTGATGATGGAACTCGAGGACTGCGCATTCCCGCTGCTGGCCGGCATGGTCGGCACCGATGATCCGGAAGTCGCGTTCAAGGATGCCGACATCGCCCTGCTGGTCGGCGCGCGTCCGCGCGGCCCGGGCATGGAGCGCAAGGACCTGCTGCTGGAGAACGCGAAGATCTTCACGGCGCAGGGCGCGGCGCTGAACAAGGTCGCCTCGCGCGACGTCAAGGTGCTGGTGGTCGGCAATCCGGCCAATACCAACGCCTACATCGCGATGAAATCGGCGCCGGACCTGAAGCCGCAGAACTTCACCGCGATGCTGCGCCTCGACCACAACCGCGCGCTGAGCCAGCTCGCCACGAAGCTCGGCAAGCCGGTCGGCGGCATCGAGAAGCTCGTCGTGTGGGGCAACCACAGCCCGACCATGTATCCCGACTACCGCTTCGCCACCGCCGACGGTGCGTCGATCGCCGATGCGATCAACGACCAGGAGTGGAATGCCAACACCTTCGTGCCGACGGTCGGCAAGCGCGGCGCGGCGATCATCGAGGCGCGCGGGCTGTCGTCGGCCGCGTCGGCCGCCAATGCCGCCATCGACCACGTCCGCGACTGGGTGCTGGGCTCGAACGGCAGGTGGGTGACGATGGGCGTGCCCTCCGACGGCAGCTACGGCATCCCGGAAGGTGTGATGTTCGGTTTCCCGGTGACCACCGAGAACGGCCAGTACACGATCGTCCGTGACCTGCCGATCGACGACTTCAGCCGGACGTACATCGACAGGACGCTGGCCGAGCTCGAGGAAGAGCGCAGCGGCGTGGCGCATCTGCTGGGTTGA
- a CDS encoding glutaredoxin family protein: MRWPVLLLLLAAAGAWHHFQGDAEPALHPDDPRITTGDDRIVMLAAEWCGYCRKQQGDFERASVRYRVLDVDTPEGDRAMQAMGVRGVPTTIIGQQVVHGYDTTELDRGLTRLGYRVY; encoded by the coding sequence GTGCGCTGGCCGGTGCTGCTGCTGTTGCTCGCCGCGGCCGGCGCCTGGCACCACTTCCAGGGCGATGCGGAACCCGCATTGCACCCTGATGATCCACGCATCACCACCGGCGACGACCGCATCGTGATGTTGGCCGCCGAATGGTGCGGCTACTGCCGCAAGCAACAGGGTGACTTCGAGCGTGCCAGCGTGCGCTACCGCGTGCTCGACGTCGACACGCCGGAAGGCGACCGCGCGATGCAGGCGATGGGCGTGCGCGGCGTGCCGACCACCATCATCGGCCAGCAGGTCGTGCACGGCTACGACACCACCGAGCTCGATCGCGGCCTCACCCGACTCGGCTACCGCGTGTACTGA
- a CDS encoding peptidylprolyl isomerase produces the protein MSLHALFDTDRGQIKVELLPEKAPLTVANFVNLVRRGFYDGLSFHRVIADFMIQGGCPEGSGRGGPGYRFEDETDNGVKHDRGVLSMANAGPNTNGSQFFITHIKTDWLDGKHTVFGKVVEGLDVVDAVKQGDAIKSVKIDGDADAALAAKADRVAEWNKILAA, from the coding sequence ATGTCCCTCCACGCTCTGTTCGATACCGACCGCGGCCAGATCAAGGTCGAGCTGCTGCCTGAAAAGGCGCCGCTCACCGTCGCCAACTTCGTCAACCTCGTCCGTCGCGGGTTCTACGATGGCCTCTCGTTCCACCGCGTCATCGCCGACTTCATGATCCAGGGCGGTTGCCCCGAAGGCAGCGGTCGCGGTGGCCCCGGCTACCGTTTCGAGGACGAGACCGACAACGGCGTGAAGCACGACCGCGGCGTGCTTTCCATGGCGAATGCCGGCCCGAACACCAACGGCAGCCAGTTCTTCATCACCCACATCAAGACCGACTGGCTGGACGGCAAGCACACCGTGTTCGGCAAGGTCGTGGAAGGCCTGGACGTGGTCGATGCGGTGAAGCAGGGCGACGCCATCAAGTCGGTGAAGATCGACGGCGATGCCGACGCTGCGCTGGCGGCGAAGGCCGACCGCGTGGCCGAGTGGAACAAGATCCTCGCCGCCTGA
- the typA gene encoding translational GTPase TypA, with amino-acid sequence MSIERLRNIAIVAHVDHGKTTLVDQLLKSSGTLDERAVVPDRVMDSGDIEKERGITILSKNTAIRWTHPQTGEVWRINIVDTPGHADFGGEVERVLSMVDSVLVLVDAMDGPMPQTRFVTQKAFAMGFKPIVVVNKVDRPGARPSWVLDQTFDLFDRLGANDDQLDFHTVYASGLQGYAGLTEDVRSGDMTPLFEAICEHVPVPPVDPDGPFQMRVTSLDYNNYVGVIGIGRIQRGKVKTNQQVTVVAADGSRRNAKVLQVLGFMGLERVEVAEAQAGDIIAFSGIEGLGISDTLCDPSTVEQLPVLKVDEPTISMTFQVNDSPFAGVKDRSGGKFLTSRQLRDRLTRETAHNVALKVEDTADADKFKVSGRGELHLSILIENMRREGYELAVSRPEVIVREVDGRIEEPYEALVVDMDEQFQGGVMGRLGERKALLQNMEPDGKGRVRLDYIIPARGLIGFQTEFKTLTAGTGLLFHVFDHYGPKADGDIGQRNNGVLISNGTGPSPAYAQMAMQERGRLFIEPGEEIYEGQIVGINAKDNDLTVNALRGKQLTNFRASGKDDDEGLIPAIKFSLEQALEFIDDDELVEVTPKAIRLRKKHRSEVERKRASRAA; translated from the coding sequence ATGTCCATCGAACGCTTGCGCAACATCGCCATCGTCGCCCACGTCGACCACGGCAAGACCACCCTCGTCGACCAGCTGCTGAAGTCGTCCGGAACCCTGGACGAGCGCGCGGTCGTTCCCGACCGGGTGATGGACAGCGGCGACATCGAGAAGGAGCGTGGCATCACCATCCTCTCGAAGAACACCGCGATCCGCTGGACCCATCCGCAGACCGGAGAAGTCTGGCGCATCAACATCGTCGACACCCCCGGCCACGCCGACTTCGGCGGCGAGGTCGAGCGCGTGCTGTCGATGGTCGACTCGGTGCTGGTGCTGGTCGATGCGATGGACGGGCCGATGCCGCAGACCCGCTTCGTGACCCAGAAGGCCTTCGCGATGGGCTTCAAGCCGATCGTGGTGGTCAACAAGGTCGACCGCCCGGGCGCGCGCCCGAGCTGGGTGCTTGACCAGACCTTCGACCTGTTCGACCGCCTCGGTGCCAACGACGACCAGCTCGACTTCCACACCGTCTACGCATCCGGCCTGCAGGGTTATGCGGGGCTGACCGAAGACGTGCGCAGCGGCGACATGACCCCGCTGTTCGAGGCCATCTGCGAGCACGTGCCGGTACCGCCCGTCGATCCGGACGGCCCGTTCCAGATGCGCGTGACCTCGCTGGACTACAACAACTACGTCGGCGTGATCGGCATCGGCCGCATCCAGCGCGGCAAGGTGAAGACCAACCAGCAGGTGACCGTGGTCGCCGCCGATGGCAGCCGCCGCAATGCCAAAGTGCTGCAGGTGCTCGGCTTCATGGGGCTGGAGCGCGTCGAGGTGGCCGAGGCGCAGGCCGGCGACATCATCGCGTTCTCGGGCATCGAGGGCCTGGGCATCTCCGACACCCTGTGCGATCCGTCCACGGTCGAACAGCTGCCGGTGCTCAAGGTCGACGAGCCCACCATCTCGATGACCTTCCAGGTCAACGACTCGCCCTTCGCCGGCGTCAAGGACCGCTCCGGCGGCAAGTTCCTCACCAGCCGCCAGCTGCGCGACCGCCTCACCCGCGAGACCGCGCACAACGTCGCGCTGAAGGTCGAGGACACCGCCGATGCCGACAAATTCAAGGTCAGCGGCCGCGGCGAGCTGCACCTGTCGATCCTGATCGAGAACATGCGGCGCGAAGGCTACGAGCTCGCGGTGTCACGTCCGGAAGTCATCGTCCGCGAGGTCGATGGCAGGATCGAAGAGCCCTACGAGGCGCTGGTCGTCGACATGGACGAGCAGTTCCAGGGCGGCGTCATGGGCCGCCTTGGCGAGCGCAAGGCGCTGCTGCAGAACATGGAACCCGACGGCAAGGGTCGCGTGCGCCTGGACTACATCATCCCGGCGCGCGGCCTGATCGGCTTCCAGACCGAGTTCAAGACGCTGACCGCCGGTACCGGCCTGCTCTTCCACGTGTTCGACCATTACGGCCCGAAGGCCGATGGCGACATCGGCCAGCGCAACAACGGCGTGCTGATCTCCAACGGCACCGGCCCGTCGCCTGCGTACGCGCAGATGGCGATGCAGGAACGCGGCCGGTTGTTCATCGAGCCGGGCGAGGAGATCTACGAGGGCCAGATCGTCGGCATCAACGCCAAGGACAACGACCTCACCGTCAATGCCCTGCGTGGCAAGCAGCTGACGAACTTCCGCGCCTCGGGCAAGGACGACGACGAAGGCCTGATCCCGGCGATCAAGTTCTCGCTGGAGCAGGCGCTCGAGTTCATCGACGACGACGAGCTGGTCGAAGTCACGCCGAAGGCGATCCGCCTGCGCAAGAAGCACCGCTCCGAGGTCGAGCGCAAGCGCGCCAGCCGCGCCGCCTGA
- a CDS encoding 2'-5' RNA ligase family protein, producing MSDFIAWLPDADTLDALEALCAALPGAFPAMPPLQVRRRAQLHMTLRYLAEGLPEDPARLYAALAAVAARAPRQALQLERVEIWPAAAVFVARPAPSPALDTLFADLEAVAVACGHAPEPRQPMPHVTLAYFPRGQHDQGLPEAPGLLPLPIDACLGSLSIARTAHGGYDNLHWWPLAEPPCPYSGPEA from the coding sequence GTGAGTGACTTCATCGCCTGGCTGCCGGATGCCGACACGCTCGATGCGCTGGAGGCACTGTGCGCGGCATTGCCCGGGGCGTTCCCGGCGATGCCGCCGCTGCAGGTGCGCCGGCGCGCGCAGCTGCACATGACGCTGCGCTACCTGGCCGAGGGTTTGCCGGAGGACCCGGCCCGGCTCTACGCCGCACTTGCCGCCGTGGCCGCGCGCGCGCCGCGGCAGGCACTCCAGCTGGAACGCGTTGAAATCTGGCCGGCGGCGGCGGTATTCGTGGCACGGCCCGCGCCGTCGCCCGCACTGGACACGCTGTTCGCCGACCTGGAGGCCGTTGCGGTGGCCTGCGGGCATGCGCCGGAACCGCGGCAGCCGATGCCGCACGTCACCCTGGCCTATTTCCCGCGCGGACAACACGACCAGGGCCTGCCGGAGGCGCCGGGCCTGCTGCCGTTGCCAATCGATGCCTGCCTGGGAAGCCTGTCGATCGCACGCACGGCGCACGGTGGCTACGACAACCTGCACTGGTGGCCGCTTGCGGAACCGCCCTGCCCGTATTCCGGACCGGAGGCATGA
- a CDS encoding DUF2127 domain-containing protein yields the protein MMGAGSSVEVGAGTTPASPATQLRAVAVFEAGKGVVALLAAGALGWFGAPRLQQGVESVAAGIGAPLDGDRVAWLARALDGGTLDLVLAVLLVYAVLRFIEAWGLWRARGWASWLGCIGAAMYVPIEVCELWRHPGWLPAIVLAVNLAVVWVLGRDCLRRMRALPG from the coding sequence ATGATGGGTGCCGGATCGTCGGTGGAAGTGGGCGCTGGCACGACACCGGCATCGCCGGCGACGCAGTTGCGCGCGGTGGCGGTGTTCGAGGCCGGCAAGGGTGTGGTCGCCCTGCTCGCCGCCGGCGCGCTCGGCTGGTTCGGCGCGCCGCGGTTGCAACAGGGCGTGGAATCGGTGGCCGCGGGCATCGGCGCGCCACTGGACGGCGACCGCGTCGCCTGGCTCGCGCGCGCCCTCGACGGCGGCACCCTCGATCTGGTGCTGGCGGTACTGCTGGTCTACGCCGTGCTGCGCTTCATCGAAGCCTGGGGCCTGTGGCGTGCGCGGGGATGGGCGTCCTGGCTGGGCTGCATCGGCGCGGCGATGTACGTGCCGATCGAGGTGTGCGAGCTCTGGCGCCATCCCGGCTGGCTGCCGGCCATCGTGCTGGCGGTCAACCTCGCCGTGGTCTGGGTCCTTGGCCGCGACTGCCTGCGGCGCATGCGCGCCCTGCCCGGCTGA